The following proteins come from a genomic window of Pseudomonas sp. Z8(2022):
- a CDS encoding LEA type 2 family protein: MPRLLRLCLVTLLAAGLGACASLGNRDPLRVDLVGLEPLPGQGLEVRFAVKLRVQNPNDSAVSFNGMALDLDVNGQPLASGVSDQSGSVPRFGETVVSVPVSISAFSVMRQAWGAAGYQAGQEVPYRLRGKLADGLFGTRRFSVSGTLDWPQPPTPY; this comes from the coding sequence ATGCCCCGCCTGCTTCGTCTTTGCCTTGTCACCCTGCTCGCCGCCGGCCTCGGCGCCTGCGCCAGCCTGGGCAACCGTGATCCGCTACGGGTCGATCTGGTCGGCCTGGAGCCTCTGCCCGGCCAGGGTCTGGAGGTGCGCTTCGCGGTCAAGCTACGGGTACAGAACCCCAACGACAGCGCGGTAAGTTTCAACGGCATGGCGCTGGATCTGGACGTCAACGGCCAACCGCTGGCCAGTGGTGTCAGTGACCAGAGCGGCAGCGTACCGCGCTTCGGCGAAACGGTGGTGAGCGTACCGGTGAGCATTTCGGCGTTTTCGGTGATGCGCCAGGCCTGGGGCGCGGCCGGCTACCAAGCGGGTCAGGAGGTGCCCTACAGGCTGCGCGGCAAACTGGCTGACGGCCTGTTCGGTACCCGCCGCTTCAGCGTCAGCGGTACCCTCGACTGGCCGCAGCCGCCAACCCCCTACTGA
- a CDS encoding gamma-glutamyl-gamma-aminobutyrate hydrolase family protein — MSDNKNRNTPRKPVVLMSMGAQERKGHDYQVMTHKYIQPLVEFSGCVPVLVPTCCGTEDLEQYLDMADGVYLTGAGSNIDPALYGQENETPNKAQDRDRDLFDLPLIRAAIARGLPIFGICRGMQEINVALGGDIYQKVYAEPGFNDHRENPDDPVEVQYAPSHSVRPVPGSWFAELLGKDEIQVNSLHGQAIRNLGKGLEVLATAEDGLIEAVHAPSLSPFLFAVQWHPEWQAALNPDSVKIFQAFGEACYRRASSRSSRQAA; from the coding sequence ATGTCCGACAACAAGAACCGCAACACCCCCCGCAAGCCCGTCGTGTTGATGTCCATGGGTGCTCAGGAGCGCAAGGGCCACGACTATCAGGTAATGACCCACAAATACATCCAGCCTCTGGTCGAGTTCTCCGGTTGCGTGCCGGTACTGGTGCCCACCTGCTGTGGCACCGAGGATCTCGAGCAGTATCTGGACATGGCCGACGGTGTTTACCTGACCGGGGCCGGCAGCAATATCGACCCGGCGCTCTACGGGCAGGAGAACGAAACGCCGAACAAGGCGCAGGATCGTGATCGCGATCTGTTCGATCTGCCTCTGATTCGTGCTGCCATCGCCCGCGGCCTGCCGATCTTCGGCATCTGCCGAGGCATGCAGGAAATCAACGTGGCACTGGGCGGCGACATCTACCAGAAGGTCTACGCCGAACCCGGCTTCAACGACCATCGCGAGAACCCCGATGATCCGGTCGAGGTGCAATACGCGCCCAGCCACAGCGTGCGTCCCGTACCGGGAAGCTGGTTTGCCGAACTGCTTGGCAAGGACGAAATTCAGGTCAACTCCCTGCACGGCCAGGCCATCCGCAACCTGGGCAAGGGGCTGGAAGTGCTGGCCACCGCCGAGGATGGTCTGATCGAAGCCGTCCATGCGCCGAGCCTGTCGCCGTTCCTGTTTGCGGTGCAGTGGCACCCGGAATGGCAGGCTGCACTGAACCCGGATTCGGTGAAGATCTTCCAGGCTTTCGGCGAGGCCTGTTACCGCCGCGCGTCCTCGCGGAGCAGCCGCCAGGCTGCCTGA
- a CDS encoding EamA family transporter has protein sequence MPPRILLLTTLAMLAFAGNSLLCRLALRETEIDAASFTAIRLLCGAVTLWLLLKLRQGRQPMAGNWPGALALFTYAAAFSFAYLQLDTGAGALLLFGAVQLSMLFWGWLRGERMGLAASLGTALATAGLLALLLPGASAPPLVAALLMLLAGIAWGAYSLLGRGQGDPLAVTAGNFMRATPLALLLAALLLAQLDWDGPGLFYALLSGALTSGIGYAIWYSALPGLRASQAATVQLSVPILAALGGSLLLGEALSLRLLLSAVAVLGGIALVLGSRQRAGS, from the coding sequence ATGCCTCCGCGTATCCTGCTACTCACAACCCTCGCCATGCTGGCCTTCGCCGGCAACTCGCTGCTGTGCCGCCTGGCACTGCGTGAAACCGAAATCGACGCGGCCAGCTTCACCGCCATTCGCCTGCTCTGCGGCGCGGTGACCCTGTGGCTGTTGCTGAAACTGCGCCAAGGCAGGCAGCCGATGGCCGGCAACTGGCCTGGCGCCCTGGCGCTGTTCACCTATGCGGCCGCCTTTTCCTTCGCCTACCTGCAACTGGATACCGGTGCCGGCGCCCTGCTGCTGTTCGGCGCGGTGCAGCTGAGCATGCTGTTCTGGGGTTGGCTGCGCGGCGAACGCATGGGTCTGGCCGCCAGCCTCGGTACAGCACTGGCCACCGCTGGCCTGCTGGCACTGCTGCTACCGGGCGCCAGCGCACCACCGCTTGTGGCCGCACTGCTGATGCTACTGGCCGGTATCGCCTGGGGTGCATACTCCCTGCTTGGCCGCGGCCAGGGTGATCCGCTGGCAGTAACCGCCGGCAATTTCATGCGCGCAACGCCGCTGGCGTTGCTGCTGGCGGCGCTGCTATTGGCGCAGCTCGACTGGGACGGCCCTGGCCTGTTCTACGCACTGCTGTCCGGCGCTCTGACCTCGGGCATCGGTTACGCCATCTGGTACAGCGCCCTACCCGGCCTGCGCGCCAGCCAGGCGGCCACTGTGCAATTGAGCGTGCCGATTCTCGCCGCACTCGGCGGCAGCCTGCTACTGGGCGAAGCGCTGAGCCTGCGTCTGCTGCTCAGCGCCGTTGCCGTGCTAGGCGGCATCGCGCTGGTACTGGGCAGTCGGCAACGTGCCGGGAGCTAA
- a CDS encoding MerR family transcriptional regulator, whose product MTCEITAGEDASHDYRQALDEGYLPIREVARSTGINPVTLRAWERRYGLIVPYRTPKGHRLYSPANLERINAILAWLARGVAVGQVRTLLDHGQEPQATSSDNWVCQRNEMLGCIVQLNERRLDDRFNAVLALYPVSTLAEQLFWPLLGDLRQRWQGQFGARAEQVFFLSWLRSKLATRIYHCNRQLGGAPLLLINLGNAPMEPGLWLCAWLASASDCPVEVFDWPLPPNELLTTLQHIEPRAVLLYAEDALDGTLVRRQLPRLAEQCPVPLLIAGPAARIHRDSLASLESANDPLTAHAWLLRHGLLGVQEVTPCGN is encoded by the coding sequence ATGACCTGCGAAATCACCGCCGGCGAAGACGCCAGCCACGACTACCGTCAGGCGCTCGACGAGGGCTACCTGCCGATCCGCGAGGTGGCGCGCAGTACCGGCATCAACCCCGTGACCCTGAGAGCCTGGGAGCGCCGCTACGGCCTGATCGTGCCGTACCGCACACCCAAGGGGCACCGCCTCTATTCCCCGGCCAACCTCGAGCGAATCAACGCCATCCTTGCCTGGCTCGCTCGCGGCGTCGCCGTCGGCCAGGTCAGGACGCTGCTCGATCATGGCCAGGAGCCCCAGGCTACCAGCAGCGATAACTGGGTGTGTCAGCGCAACGAGATGCTCGGCTGCATCGTCCAGCTCAACGAACGCCGTCTGGATGACCGTTTCAACGCGGTGCTGGCTCTCTACCCGGTCAGCACCCTGGCCGAGCAACTGTTCTGGCCACTGCTCGGCGACCTGCGCCAACGCTGGCAGGGCCAGTTCGGTGCCCGCGCCGAGCAGGTGTTCTTCCTCTCCTGGCTGCGCAGCAAGCTGGCCACGCGCATCTACCACTGCAATCGCCAGCTCGGTGGCGCGCCGCTGCTGCTGATCAATCTGGGGAATGCGCCGATGGAACCGGGCCTGTGGCTATGCGCCTGGCTGGCCAGCGCCAGCGATTGCCCGGTGGAAGTCTTCGACTGGCCGTTGCCGCCCAATGAACTGCTCACGACCTTGCAGCACATCGAGCCGCGTGCCGTGCTGCTCTACGCCGAGGACGCACTGGACGGCACCCTGGTGCGCCGCCAGTTGCCCCGCCTGGCCGAACAATGCCCGGTGCCGCTGCTGATCGCCGGCCCCGCTGCACGTATTCACCGCGACTCCCTTGCCAGCCTGGAGTCCGCCAACGATCCACTCACCGCGCACGCCTGGCTGCTGCGTCACGGCCTGCTCGGTGTTCAAGAGGTAACCCCATGCGGCAACTGA
- a CDS encoding YbgA family protein produces the protein MQAKKAKLGISACLLGAEVRYNGGHKLSRLCSRSLSEHLDFVPVCPEIGIGMPIPREPIRLIGDPQAPRAVGTVDRSRDVTDALAAYGERMARELQGISGYIFMQQSPSCGLERVKVYQEGGHPSEPGRGIFAAAFCARHPDLPVEEDGRLNDPVLRENFITRVYVHAEWQRLLQQGLTRRALIAFHSRYKYLLMATDPVRYKSLGRLLGELKQHDLGELAPRYFSELMNALKKCATRGTHSNVLQHLSGYLKRALSTDEKQEMLQLIGQYRAGIVPLVVPLTLLKHHFRRHPDNYIAGQAYLQPHPEPLALRNAV, from the coding sequence ATGCAAGCAAAGAAAGCCAAGCTGGGTATCAGCGCCTGCCTGTTGGGCGCCGAAGTGCGCTACAACGGCGGCCACAAGCTGTCACGCCTGTGCAGCCGCAGCCTGAGCGAACACCTCGACTTCGTCCCGGTCTGCCCGGAAATCGGCATCGGCATGCCGATTCCGCGCGAGCCGATTCGCCTGATCGGCGATCCACAGGCTCCGCGTGCGGTGGGCACCGTCGACCGCTCGCGCGACGTGACCGATGCGCTGGCAGCCTACGGCGAGCGCATGGCCAGAGAACTGCAGGGCATCAGCGGTTACATCTTCATGCAGCAATCGCCCTCCTGCGGGCTGGAGCGGGTCAAGGTCTATCAGGAGGGCGGTCACCCGAGCGAGCCAGGTCGCGGCATCTTCGCCGCTGCCTTCTGCGCGCGGCATCCGGATCTGCCGGTTGAGGAAGACGGCCGCCTCAACGACCCGGTGCTGCGCGAGAACTTCATCACCCGTGTCTATGTCCACGCCGAATGGCAACGCCTGCTGCAACAGGGACTGACCCGTCGTGCGCTGATCGCCTTCCACTCGCGCTACAAGTACCTGCTGATGGCCACCGATCCGGTGCGCTACAAGTCGCTCGGGCGCCTGCTCGGCGAACTGAAGCAGCACGACCTCGGTGAACTGGCACCGCGTTACTTCAGCGAGCTGATGAACGCCCTGAAGAAATGCGCCACGCGCGGTACCCACAGCAATGTGCTGCAGCATCTGAGCGGCTACCTCAAGCGCGCCCTGAGCACTGACGAGAAGCAGGAGATGCTGCAGCTGATCGGCCAGTACCGCGCAGGCATCGTGCCGCTGGTGGTACCGCTGACGCTGCTCAAGCACCACTTCCGCCGTCACCCGGACAACTACATCGCCGGGCAGGCCTACCTGCAACCGCACCCCGAACCGCTTGCCCTGCGCAACGCAGTGTGA
- a CDS encoding substrate-binding periplasmic protein, which yields MRYLLLALLALANSLAAQPWRVVGDEQFAPYSFVTAEDDTPRGLDVELVDAVLREAQVPYEIRLYPWERVKRMLDRGEVQMAFQFAGTPQRQEQYELVGPLRVGATVFMTTAKTAIKDWKTLDDLSPYVIGQVRGYAYEENFDGADLSRDSSAQNPRQLVSMLLAGRIDIIVGDQAQLLYFIREQRALDQVRVLPRPLIKMPRFVAFSKGDIERARTFSEALVRLRGNGKLDAIQHRWQQ from the coding sequence ATGCGCTATCTGTTGCTCGCCTTGCTGGCTCTGGCCAATTCGCTGGCAGCGCAGCCCTGGCGGGTTGTGGGTGACGAACAGTTCGCCCCCTACAGCTTCGTCACCGCCGAAGACGATACGCCGCGTGGACTCGATGTAGAGCTGGTCGACGCGGTGCTGCGCGAGGCGCAGGTTCCCTACGAAATTCGCCTGTATCCCTGGGAGCGGGTCAAGCGCATGCTCGACCGGGGCGAAGTGCAGATGGCTTTCCAGTTCGCCGGCACCCCGCAGCGTCAGGAGCAGTACGAGCTGGTCGGCCCGCTGCGCGTTGGCGCAACCGTGTTCATGACCACCGCCAAGACAGCTATAAAGGATTGGAAGACGCTGGATGACCTTTCGCCGTACGTGATCGGCCAGGTGCGCGGTTATGCCTATGAAGAGAATTTCGACGGCGCCGACCTGTCCCGCGACAGCAGCGCGCAGAACCCACGGCAACTGGTGTCGATGCTGCTGGCCGGGCGCATCGACATCATCGTCGGCGACCAGGCCCAGCTGCTGTATTTCATTCGCGAACAGCGTGCGCTGGATCAGGTACGCGTGCTTCCCCGTCCGCTGATCAAGATGCCGCGTTTCGTAGCCTTCAGCAAAGGCGATATCGAGCGCGCCCGGACATTTTCCGAAGCCCTGGTGCGTCTGCGCGGTAACGGCAAGCTGGATGCAATCCAGCACCGCTGGCAGCAGTGA
- a CDS encoding NAD(P)/FAD-dependent oxidoreductase: protein MNAPIAIIGTGIAGLSAAQALHGAGQHIELFDKSRGSGGRMASKRSDAGSLDLGAQYFTARDRRFVEVVQQWQARGWVAEWQPSLYNAQDGQLSASPDEQVRWVGSPRMSAITRAMLGALPVRFSCRITEVFRGDRFWNLLDAEGNSHGPYSHVIVATPAPQASALLAAAPKLAGTAASVIMEPTWAVALGFASPLDTHVEGCFVQDSPLDWLARNRSKPGRDNHLDTWVLHASSAWSRQHLDLAREAVIEHLHGAFAELIGCAVPPPVFTLAHRWLYARPAQTHQWGALADADLGLYACGDWCLSGRVEGAWLSGQDAARRLLEHLQ from the coding sequence ATGAATGCACCCATCGCCATCATCGGCACCGGCATAGCAGGGCTGTCCGCCGCCCAGGCCCTGCATGGCGCCGGCCAGCACATCGAATTGTTCGACAAGAGCCGCGGCAGCGGCGGGCGCATGGCCAGCAAGCGCAGCGACGCCGGTAGCCTGGATCTGGGCGCGCAATACTTCACCGCCCGCGACCGGCGCTTCGTCGAAGTCGTGCAGCAGTGGCAGGCCCGCGGCTGGGTCGCCGAGTGGCAACCGAGCCTGTACAACGCTCAGGACGGCCAGCTCAGCGCCTCCCCGGATGAGCAGGTGCGCTGGGTCGGCAGCCCGCGCATGAGCGCTATTACCCGCGCCATGCTCGGTGCCCTGCCAGTCCGGTTCAGCTGCCGCATCACCGAGGTGTTTCGCGGCGACCGCTTTTGGAACCTGCTCGATGCCGAAGGCAACAGCCACGGCCCCTACAGTCACGTCATCGTCGCCACACCTGCACCACAGGCCAGCGCTCTGCTGGCTGCCGCCCCGAAACTGGCCGGCACCGCAGCCAGCGTGATCATGGAACCGACCTGGGCCGTGGCACTGGGCTTCGCAAGCCCCCTGGATACCCACGTGGAAGGCTGCTTCGTGCAGGACAGCCCGCTCGACTGGCTGGCACGCAACCGCAGCAAACCCGGGCGCGACAACCACCTCGACACCTGGGTACTGCACGCCAGCAGCGCCTGGAGCCGCCAGCATCTGGATCTGGCCAGGGAAGCGGTGATCGAACACCTGCATGGCGCCTTCGCCGAGCTGATCGGCTGCGCTGTGCCGCCACCAGTCTTCACCCTCGCCCATCGCTGGCTCTATGCACGGCCGGCGCAAACGCACCAGTGGGGCGCGCTGGCCGATGCCGACCTGGGGCTGTATGCCTGCGGCGACTGGTGCCTGTCCGGTCGGGTCGAGGGCGCCTGGCTCAGCGGCCAGGATGCAGCGCGTCGTCTGCTCGAACACCTGCAATGA
- a CDS encoding zinc ribbon domain-containing protein YjdM, whose amino-acid sequence MTALPPCPKCNSEYTYEDGDQLICPECAHEWKVGENAEASDDARVIKDSVGNLLQDGDTITVIKDLKVKGSSLVVKVGTKVKNIRLVDGDHDIDCKIDGIGAMKLKSEFVRKV is encoded by the coding sequence TTGACCGCCCTGCCGCCCTGCCCCAAGTGCAACTCCGAATACACCTACGAAGATGGCGATCAGCTGATCTGCCCCGAATGCGCGCACGAATGGAAAGTCGGCGAAAACGCCGAGGCCAGCGACGATGCGCGTGTGATCAAGGACTCGGTCGGCAACCTGCTGCAGGATGGCGACACCATCACCGTGATCAAGGACCTCAAGGTCAAGGGCTCGTCCCTGGTGGTCAAGGTCGGCACCAAGGTGAAGAACATCCGCCTGGTGGATGGCGATCACGACATCGATTGCAAGATCGATGGCATCGGCGCGATGAAGCTCAAGTCCGAGTTCGTGCGTAAAGTCTGA
- a CDS encoding spinster family MFS transporter, producing MHNNNNGYPSSVRAWVTVAILMVAYVLSFVDRQILNLLVEPIRRDLLISDTQMSLLMGLSFALFYTVCGIPLGRVADTRSRRGLIAVGVLFWSAATAACGMAKMYWQFLLCRIGVGVGEAALSPAAYSLIADSFPAERRATAISVYSMGVYLGSGLAFLVGGLVIQFASAQGDVVLPVLGEVRPWQLIFLILGGAGVLFTLLMLAVKEPVRRGAGAGVAVPLSEVGRYIRANRRTVLLHNFGFAGLAFAGYGSAAWVPSFYIRTYGWDAGQVGIVYGSIVAVFGCLGIVFGGRLADWMAKRGRSDANMRVGLYSALGALPMVTLFPLMDTAFWASLLLAPTVFCLSMPFGVAPAAIQEIMPNSMRGQASAIYLFVITLFGLGIGPTAVALVTDFVFADDAALRYSLLIVTTLAVLMSIILLGKSLKPYRESVTRLEQWAVSPA from the coding sequence GTGCATAACAACAATAACGGCTATCCCTCCAGTGTCCGAGCCTGGGTCACTGTTGCCATCCTGATGGTGGCGTACGTCCTGTCCTTCGTCGATCGGCAGATCCTCAACCTGCTGGTCGAGCCCATCCGCCGTGACCTGCTGATCAGCGATACGCAGATGAGCCTGCTGATGGGGCTGTCCTTCGCGCTGTTCTATACCGTGTGCGGCATTCCGCTGGGCCGTGTGGCCGATACCCGTAGCCGGCGCGGTCTGATAGCCGTTGGCGTCCTGTTCTGGAGTGCTGCCACGGCAGCCTGCGGCATGGCCAAGATGTACTGGCAGTTCCTGCTCTGCCGCATCGGCGTGGGCGTGGGCGAGGCGGCGTTGTCGCCGGCCGCCTATTCGCTGATCGCCGACAGCTTTCCCGCCGAGCGCCGGGCCACGGCGATCAGCGTCTATTCGATGGGGGTTTATCTGGGCTCGGGCCTGGCCTTTCTGGTGGGCGGTCTGGTCATTCAGTTCGCCTCGGCGCAGGGCGACGTAGTCCTGCCGGTGCTGGGCGAGGTACGCCCCTGGCAGTTGATCTTCCTGATCCTCGGCGGCGCCGGCGTGCTGTTCACCCTGCTGATGCTGGCTGTCAAGGAACCGGTCCGGCGTGGCGCCGGTGCGGGCGTCGCTGTGCCGCTCAGCGAGGTGGGCCGCTATATCCGCGCCAACCGGCGCACCGTGCTGCTGCACAACTTCGGCTTCGCCGGTCTGGCCTTCGCCGGTTACGGCAGTGCGGCCTGGGTTCCTTCCTTCTACATCCGCACCTACGGTTGGGACGCCGGCCAGGTCGGGATCGTCTATGGCAGCATCGTTGCGGTGTTCGGTTGCCTGGGCATCGTCTTCGGTGGTCGCCTGGCGGACTGGATGGCCAAGCGCGGGCGCAGCGATGCCAACATGCGCGTGGGCCTTTATTCGGCGCTCGGTGCCTTGCCGATGGTGACGCTGTTCCCGCTGATGGACACCGCTTTCTGGGCCAGCCTGCTCCTGGCGCCCACGGTGTTCTGCCTGAGCATGCCGTTCGGCGTGGCGCCGGCGGCGATCCAGGAAATCATGCCCAACTCTATGCGCGGTCAGGCTTCGGCCATCTACCTGTTCGTCATCACCCTGTTCGGCCTGGGGATTGGTCCGACTGCCGTGGCCCTGGTCACCGACTTCGTCTTCGCCGATGACGCGGCCCTGCGCTATTCACTGCTGATCGTCACCACCCTGGCGGTGCTGATGTCCATCATCCTGCTGGGCAAGAGCCTCAAGCCCTACCGCGAGAGCGTGACGCGGCTGGAGCAATGGGCTGTCAGCCCGGCCTGA
- the hemH gene encoding ferrochelatase, producing MTDHALLLVNLGSPASTEVADVRCYLNQFLMDPYVVDLPWPLRRLLVSLILIKRPAASAHAYASIWWDEGSPLVVLSRRLQEAMKTHWSHGPVELAMRYGEPSIESTLQRMAAQGIRQVTLAPLYPQFADSTTTTVIEEVKRVIRERGLDLHLSTLPPFYDQPEYLDALAASARPYLEQDFDHLLLSFHGLPERHLHKLDSSGHCLKGDDCCRSASPEVLANCYRAQCLRTAELFAERIGLRPEQWSVSFQSRLGRAKWIEPYTEARLDELAAQGVKKLLVMCPAFVADCIETLEEIGDRGREQFVEAGGESLQLVPCLNDHPQWAAALNSLCERAPQSL from the coding sequence ATGACCGATCACGCATTGTTGCTGGTTAACCTGGGTTCGCCCGCGTCCACCGAAGTAGCCGATGTCCGCTGTTATCTAAATCAGTTCCTGATGGATCCCTATGTGGTCGATCTGCCCTGGCCCCTGCGGCGCCTGCTGGTGTCGCTGATCCTGATCAAGCGTCCGGCGGCGTCGGCGCATGCCTATGCCTCGATCTGGTGGGATGAAGGTTCACCGCTGGTGGTGCTCAGCCGCCGTCTGCAGGAAGCGATGAAAACGCACTGGAGCCATGGCCCGGTGGAGCTGGCCATGCGCTATGGTGAGCCGTCCATCGAGTCGACCCTGCAGCGCATGGCCGCGCAGGGCATTCGTCAGGTGACGCTGGCACCGCTGTATCCGCAGTTCGCCGACAGCACCACCACGACGGTGATCGAAGAGGTCAAGCGGGTGATACGTGAGCGTGGGCTGGACCTGCATCTGTCCACGCTGCCGCCGTTCTACGACCAGCCGGAGTACCTCGATGCCCTGGCGGCCAGTGCCAGACCCTATCTGGAACAGGATTTCGACCACCTGCTGCTGAGCTTCCACGGCCTGCCGGAGCGGCACCTGCACAAGCTCGACAGCAGTGGCCATTGCCTGAAAGGCGACGACTGCTGCCGCAGCGCGTCGCCCGAGGTGCTCGCCAACTGTTACCGCGCGCAATGCCTGCGCACTGCCGAGCTGTTCGCCGAGCGCATCGGCCTGCGCCCGGAACAGTGGTCGGTAAGCTTCCAGTCGCGCCTGGGCCGTGCCAAGTGGATCGAGCCCTATACCGAGGCGCGTCTCGACGAGCTGGCTGCGCAGGGGGTGAAGAAGCTGCTGGTGATGTGTCCGGCCTTCGTCGCCGACTGCATCGAGACCCTGGAAGAGATCGGCGACCGTGGCCGCGAACAGTTCGTCGAAGCCGGCGGCGAGAGCCTGCAGCTGGTGCCTTGTCTGAACGATCATCCACAGTGGGCAGCTGCTTTGAACAGTCTGTGCGAGCGCGCGCCCCAGTCACTTTAA
- a CDS encoding TIGR01777 family oxidoreductase → MHILLTGGTGLIGRALCAHWAEQGHRLTVWSREPGKVARLCGADVRGIARLEELDEEPVDAVVNLAGAPIADKPWSRKRKALLWSSRIGLSEQLLSWLQGRAQRPAVLLSGSAVGWYGNGGERELSEGMSPVTDDFAAQLCGAWEETALRAEELGIRVVLIRTGLVLSPDGGMLKRLLPPFRLGLGGRLGDGRQWMPWIHIADQIGLMDFLLQQGDASGPYNACAPIAVRNAEFSKALGQALSRPTLLPAPAFVLRAVLGEMSELLLGGQRAAPTRLLEAGFSFRFTHLDVALVDLLSHH, encoded by the coding sequence ATGCATATCCTGCTGACCGGCGGTACCGGTCTGATCGGTCGGGCGCTTTGCGCGCACTGGGCCGAGCAGGGCCATCGCCTGACCGTCTGGAGTCGTGAACCAGGCAAGGTCGCGCGCCTCTGCGGCGCTGACGTCCGAGGTATCGCCCGGCTCGAAGAGCTGGATGAGGAGCCTGTGGATGCCGTAGTCAACCTGGCCGGTGCGCCGATTGCCGACAAGCCCTGGAGCCGCAAACGCAAGGCGCTGCTGTGGTCCAGTCGTATCGGTTTGAGCGAACAACTGCTGAGCTGGTTGCAGGGGAGAGCGCAGCGCCCGGCCGTGCTACTGTCGGGGTCGGCAGTGGGCTGGTACGGCAACGGCGGTGAACGTGAGCTGAGCGAAGGCATGTCACCGGTGACCGACGATTTCGCCGCCCAGCTCTGTGGTGCCTGGGAAGAAACCGCTCTGCGCGCCGAGGAGCTGGGGATTCGTGTGGTGCTGATCCGCACCGGCCTGGTGCTGAGCCCCGATGGCGGCATGCTCAAGCGCCTGTTGCCGCCGTTCAGGCTCGGCCTGGGCGGGCGCCTCGGCGATGGCCGGCAGTGGATGCCGTGGATTCATATCGCCGATCAAATCGGCCTGATGGATTTTCTCTTGCAGCAAGGCGATGCCAGCGGTCCGTATAATGCCTGCGCGCCGATAGCGGTGCGCAATGCCGAGTTCAGCAAGGCGCTTGGGCAGGCGCTGAGTCGCCCGACCCTGTTGCCGGCACCGGCCTTCGTCCTGCGTGCCGTGCTCGGTGAAATGTCAGAGTTGCTGCTGGGCGGTCAGCGTGCCGCGCCGACGCGCCTGCTGGAGGCGGGCTTCAGTTTTCGTTTCACCCATCTGGATGTGGCTCTGGTCGATCTGCTGAGCCATCACTGA